In Ciconia boyciana chromosome 5, ASM3463844v1, whole genome shotgun sequence, the DNA window ctgtattatacatttttattcaccTTTAAGTAAGGGACAAATATAAAAGTGTAAAACTTCTGTTGAATTTATATGAATACTTCAGTAGAAGCTACGTATGTGGCATTTTGTGCCACTCTGCAAAATATGCAAGGTCTTGAgcagtctttcttttctcttatcCACAGGTTGGTCTACAAATGGTTCCTCCTATGAACTGAGTTACGCAATTGGAATTGTGGGTTATCTAGCCATAATGTTTACCATATTtggatttcatttattttttaggtAGGTATCTTCAGGTAAAATTGTGACTGGCAACTGTCCCAATATGATTTCATATTTGATAGATTTTACTTTGTTTGCAGTGAAATTGCTCTAGTCTGGTCTCTTCAGCACCCACCTCAACATATGAAACCCCTTTTACATCGTGTAGCTGTAGGTTCTCTTACTTCTTGGTTTTTATTATTGCATAGTTGGTCTGAAGTTTGATATTTAGTCATTTTACAACTTGTGTTTGTGGTGTGaagagaagagggggaaaaacctTAAACTTCATACAGTCACTGTGTTCACTCATTTAATCCCCTAATTTAACTGCTGAGTTAATCCTCAATCCTTCATTTATGTACCTGAAGGAGATGAGACATAAAAAGGCTTGACGTAAAGGATAAAAATAGATAAGCACATTCATATCAAAAACACATTATAATTCTTTCTGATAATTATGATTTCCCACTCTACCAGGCTACAATGTTGCTGGGGGGttctcctctttttattttgactatTGCCAAAGACAATACTGTATGTCCAGATGATTCTCGACCTAACCTCTTAATACAGCTAGAATTTTTGCCTGGGTagaatctgaattttctttatgtttgtCCAGGATTTCTGTCTGACTAGCAGCCCAGTCAGAGCTACTGTGCTGGACTCTGTTTGAGGTAGCGTCTGACCAGAAATTCCAGGGATTCCTCAAGAGCATGTAGGTTAACTACATAATGCATGTGCTGTAAGTCCAACACTTCTTGGAGGTATTGGAGATACTGCACATACATGAATCAACTGTTCCTTTAAGTGTCAGATTTATTTCCCATACATTGTATAGTTGATTAACCCAAAAGTACGTAGCTCTGATGGAAAATTCTTGGCAGAAACTTAACAGTCTTGTGTTACCAATACTGTTAAGCTTTATTCTGTTGAGGTATTTTATTTAACCATCTAAATTCCCCCACcagtgtattttaaagatataacTACAAAATTTGTTAGCTCTATTTTAAAGGTTCTTACTTTGTGCCCTGTTACAGCAGAAATGACAAGTCCTTTTTAGTGTCAAGAAGCTCCAGTTTTATGAGTATTTGGTAGCCCGGTTTCAGTCTCACAAGACCTGTAACACGTACAATCTCAGAGAGATTACAAGAGATGTTAACATTTTTGCAGACTCAATTggcttggatttttttggggTAGGGGGTTAAATACTGCTTGCTGCAATTTAGCAAAGATTTTATTCTGAGGAATTTGTATTCAGGAGGACAGTGGGCTCTTTCAGCTACAGAAACTTAACTTTTCTTTGACTGGCATCTTACGCCTTATTGAGATTTGTCTGATCTTGTTGCTTCTGcaaaacaatgaaatatatCTAATTGTTCTGTACAATAAGACTCTAAGCAAAGTCCCTTTCTACAAGAAAATGTGTCAGCTTGGCCTTCCTATAACAGAGCTGAGTAGCTGTGGCTCCAAAAGCAGTTCATAGCCTACTTTCAATATTGCTTGCCGTCAAGCATATTGATACTTCAAGTATGAGGGtgtctgctgctgcaaaagaaaatgaaactaaacCTGCAGTTTGAAGGAAGCAGGAGCTAACTGGAGTAAAAATCTTGCTGATATTTTATTCTGGCGTTATGGTCAAGAACAGACTAACCCGAATACTCTTTTGTGGTTGACAGAATCGAGTCTGATGACTCCATGGATTTTGCTGTGACACTGTTTTTTTACGGACTGTACTAGGGAGTGATGGGAGGAGAGTTTGCAGAGATTTGTTCTGACTACATGGCTTCCACCATTGGTGTAAGTGCTGGAGATCATCATCCTGAATACCACTTGCAAGGACTGGAAGTGAGCTCTTGAATCTCTTGTGCCGCTGGGTTTGTGACAATAAGGTCTACGGGATACTCTTGCAGTAAGCTAACCTCACTTTTCCTTGAGGAGAGCTGTTCTTGTGCCACAGAGAAACTGTTGAACTCCCTTGTCCATCTTATGATTAGAAGAATAGTCTTAATGAAGTAGTAGCCAGTGACATATGCCAGGGCCTGATTTGGGGTTTCCAACAGGTGGGTCCCTATCCTAATTGCTATAGAAGACAAGCTTCTTACTTCCCCAAAGTCTGTGAAAGACTCTTCTTGCCCTTTCCTTTTTATAGCTCTTATCTTCCCTTTCCAAATAAGGGGGTCATCTCAGCACAATTCTCTTGTGTCCCAGTTACTTAAAATCAAGCAGATGGTTGCTAAAGTTCTTGCATCAGCaataagattttaattatttcttggtAACTGTGCACCCTGGCGCTAGTAAACTAAGACAACTGTAGCCATTTCTTGCTGTCCTTATCTTTGATGGcacttaaaatgtgtttatgcATCCTTGACtctaagcaaatattttgttgttctttggcttctttttttcctgtaaacttGATCTTGACAGTTTTACAACATCAGTGGCATACCAACAAGAAATTTGTCCAATGAAATCTGCGCAGTCTGCGGGCAGAAAATTTTTGTGGATATAAATGAAGAAGGGATCATTGAAAATACCTACCAGCTGTCCTGTAATCATATGTATCCTTTCCATGTAATTATGGAActgttgttttctcctcttttatactgcatgaaaaaataataacaacgGCAATAAatactaagaagaaaaaggaaacaaaaccacattccGAAACAACATAgcacaaaagtaaaaacagaagCATGACATATATTTCAGTTCTGTGACACAAGTTGAGGCCACGCAGCTTTTTGACAGACAAACTGATACAAGAGCGGCTGTAACCCTACAGTTTCAGACCTAAATCCTCCTTCCAGATACTTTGTGCACAGCCTGTGTGGGTGACAGAAGACCCAGTGTCTCATACTTGGGGGTACCAAACAAGTCAGCATTTTGCATTCCAGAAACTAAAAGAAAAGGTATCGCATATGTGCTGGAACAATCTTATTAAGCACCGCCTTCTGCAGTTCATAAAGGTAGCATGGCTTCTTGCAAGCTGGAAAATATGAATACCAGTCTGGATGTTCAGGACATTGGATTCAACTTTAAAACAATTctaaatattctaaatattttaagtcattTGAAACTGCTCGGTTATAAAACAAGGCAGTATCCGTAATCAGTCATTAAAATTATCTGTTGATGGTTTGTCTAGGTTTGCAGATGTATGCACTGGGCCttgtttatatttgaaatattcctTAACAATACACCTGATACCAGGTTTCATGAATCCTGCATCCATGGTTGGTGCATTGTTGGCAAGAACCAGACTTGCCCATACTGCCCTGAGAAAGTTGATTTGAAGAGGATGTTAAGTAACCCATACCCTCTCCCTAACAAGTGTGCTTTTGATTTGGATTTTCTAAACCACAGCCTGATTACTTACTAATTCTTGTTTTGATCTGCAGTGGAGGGATGAGATGGCCACACTAAATAAATGGAAAACCAATTATTATTAAGGAACAATTATATTTAGGGAAGATGATAGTTCTGTTTGGCTTTATCTTATCTAAGACCCCAAGCAagctaggaaaagaaaagtgcatatatattttccttcttgattTTAAGACATCcggaaataatttttatgatgagaggaacattttaaagaagGTAAATCACAGTTTTAGAAAGACCATGCAGTGGATTTTGCTCtttaatgaaatagaaaaaatttGATATAATCCGCTTTCAGAACAACTGCtggtttttcccccttctcttaGTAGTCAGTAAACAACATTCTTCCTTTAGCAAATGAAATAATAGTGGAAGATCTGCTGCTGCATGTGTAGAAACCTGCGTGAGTGGAAGCAAAGTTTGGCTTACTTGTTTGAAGCCTATTTTAACCATATGTGGGGAGGATATTTAATTTTAACCTTACCCGtataaaaaaggaagtaaattaGAAGAGTTGAAAAGAAggcatttcaaaattttaacCCAATACTTTTTCTTTGATTCTGGCTAAGAAAAACACCAAGAGTTACCTATTGTTGCATTTTCTCCCCAGTTTCCTTAACAACAGATGAGGTGGGACCACACACATATTGTATGGACAACTTTTGGACTGGCTCTGCTATCTGGTAGTTTGGCAACCAGTTGTTATTGGCATTGTCCAAGGCATTATTTACTCACTGGGTCTAGAACAGGACTCAGATTATTAGTGAGAATGCAAAGTGTTGGATACTTACGTGCCTACAATAATATGCACATTctgtacttaattttaaaagactagAGAAAATAGCAGTTGGTTGAACTCTGGTGTGCTACACACCCTTTTGCAGGATAGTACCTCTTTTTTGCATTACAGCAGGACTGTACAGCATgctattaaagtattttttttattttctcaaagtaagaattaaaagaaatttctgcctttaatgggaatattttgataggaaaaaaaaggacttatTTCTTAGAATGAATatccccttaaaaaaaaaaggagaataaatattttaagtttttttcattattaaatatattggTAGTGGCTTCCAGTTGAAATTCTGACTACAGAAAATTGTGCAGCAGAT includes these proteins:
- the RNF175 gene encoding LOW QUALITY PROTEIN: RING finger protein 175 (The sequence of the model RefSeq protein was modified relative to this genomic sequence to represent the inferred CDS: inserted 2 bases in 1 codon; substituted 2 bases at 2 genomic stop codons): MQVSESQQRGRREEEEEEEEEGAGGRAERGWRWREENDLLSTEEQWKLQHRKIHAKHHGCESTHMEMVLVLIATLVVAQIVLVQWKQRHCRSYNVVTLLQMRVVPLYFTIRLYWWRSLSMXGMLSVTTSYITFRATRKPLSGRTPQLVYKWFLXYELSYAIGIVGYLAIMFTIFGFHLFFRIESDDSMDFAVTLFFYGLYXGVMGGEFAEICSDYMASTIGFYNISGIPTRNLSNEICAVCGQKIFVDINEEGIIENTYQLSCNHMFHESCIHGWCIVGKNQTCPYCPEKVDLKRMLSNPYPLPNKCGTTHILYGQLLDWLCYLVVWQPVVIGIVQGIIYSLGLEQDSDY